The following proteins are encoded in a genomic region of Nicotiana sylvestris chromosome 4, ASM39365v2, whole genome shotgun sequence:
- the LOC138889319 gene encoding uncharacterized protein encodes MPPNFIHSWPELVRAFLAKWFPQSKKSELRDKIFFFKQVPEEHLHEAWDRFKLYLVRSPNHGFPDSILLEKFYMGLDSINQSIAKNATDGSFMDKTFARVTQILDKMAQHNQAWHSEDTTGGIAYGSPSLTTMIKENQERDQVIAGLATNVNVLTKMFTESQTKKVNVVEGVQPSSNEDYEEANYVNNSQGGYQRQQYQGQGQHNQWRPNPQEQGNQQWRNDQGGSNQGNWNNDNNNFSNRSSNPYVHPKGQYSNQGSLSDSKLESMLERVLKNQEKSDTSMRNMTELVGSHTISIQILEMQKKSL; translated from the coding sequence ATGCCACCAAATTTCATTCATTCTTGGCCTGAACTTGTCCGTGCATTCTTAGCTAAATGGTTCCCGCAAAGTAAAAAATCTGAGCTccgggataaaattttctttttcaagcaagtaccgGAAGAACATCTACATGAGGCATGGGACCGATTCAAGTTATATTTGGTGAGGTCTCCCAATCATGGCTTTCCAGATTCTATCTTGTTGGAGAAATTCTACATGGGTTTAGATTCTATAAACCAATCTATAGCCAAGAATGCAACTGATGGATCTTTTATGGACAAGACATTCGCAAGGGTCACACAAATCCTTGACAAAATGGCACAACATAATCAAGCTTGGCACTCAGAGGACACCACAGGTGGAATTGCATATGGTTCTCCCTCCTTGACCACCATGATTAAGGagaatcaagaaagagatcaagtaATTGCAGGTCTTGCCACCAATGTCAATGTGTTGACAAAAATGTTCACTGAAAGCCAAACGAAGAAGGTAAATGTGGTGGAAGGTGTTCAACCATCATCAAATGAAGATTATGAGGAAGCCAACTATGTCAACAACTCCCAAGGAGGCTATCAACGGCAACAATACCAAGGTCAAGGACAACACAATCAATGGAGGCCTAACCCGCAAGAGCAAGGCAACCAACAATGGCGAAATGACCAAGGTGgctcaaatcaaggaaattggaataacgacaacaacaacttctcaaatcggagttcaaacccttatgttcatccaaagggtcaatattcaaatcaaggttcctTAAGTGATTCCAAGTTGGAAAGCATGCTTGAACGGGTATTGAAAAATCAAGAGAAGTCCGACACATCTATGAGGAATATGACCGAGCTTGTTGGCTCTCATACTATATCCATTCAAATATTGGAGATGCAAAAGAAATCTCTCTAG
- the LOC138889320 gene encoding uncharacterized protein, with product MAITTRGGKVLQGESEQVVKVEESEQKVEVEEPSVVEVEKVLEELKVQEVNREEVKEKVKEIPKTLPPIPRPHAPFPQRLARKVDDSKLERFYDILKQLSVNIPFVEAFQEMPGFDKYLKDLITKKRTTKNEVVNVTHRVSSIIATSTVQKKEDTGAFTIPCTIRAHDFARALCDNGASINLMPLAIYKQARLVDKKILIILGRPFLATGRALIDSEQNEIKLRVNDEEVILQASKGMKLQHEYESISVIDVVDEVEDVVEMNMEEQ from the exons ATGGCAATTACTACTCGGGGTGGGAAGGTACTACAAGGAGAAAGTGAACAAGTGGTTAAAGTAGAAGAGTCTGAACAAAAGGTTGAGGTTGAAGAACCAAGTGttgttgaagttgaaaaggttctgGAAGAGTTGAAAGTGCAAGAAGTAAATCGGGAAgaggtaaaggaaaaggtaaaagagataccaaaaactctaccacctattcctagacctcatgctccattccctcaaagacttgctaggaaggttgatgatagcaaactcgaAAGGTTCTATGACATTCTGAAGCAGTTATCGGTTAATAttccatttgtggaagcatttcaagagatgccGGGTTTTGAtaaatatttgaaagacttgattaccaagaagagaaccaccaagaatgaagtggtgaatgtgactcaccgggttagttccatcattgcaacatccaccgttcaaaagaaagaagacacGGGAGCTTTCACCATTCCATGTACTATTAGGGCACATGATTTTGCAAGAGCCCTTTGTGATAATGGAGCTAGCATCAACTTAATGCCTCTTGCCATTTACAAGCAAGCAAGGTTAG TTGACAAAAAGATCCttatcattttggggagaccatTCCTTGCCACAGGAAGAGCACTAATAGATTCGGAACAGAATGAGATCAAATTACGTGTGAATGATGAAGAGGTTATATTACAAGCAAGCAAGGGTATGAAACTACAACATGAATATGAAAGCATctcggtgattgatgttgttgatgaAGTAGAAGATGTGGTTGAaatgaatatggaagaacaatAG
- the LOC104218443 gene encoding disease resistance protein RPP13-like, with the protein MVDAFVSFAVEKLGDFLIQEVALRISLRQDVQWLRNELLFMQSFLKDAEQKQNEDKRVQQWVFEINSIANDAVAILETYISMAEESDDHGFASRLKACACICRKETKFYNISKEIQSLKKRVMDISRKRETYGIRDINNAGEGTSNQSAMVRTLRRTTSYIDDDHIFVGFRDVVESLLAELLKAEPRRSVISIYGMGGLGKTTLARNLYNSPTVVSSFQTRTWICVSQEYNTMDLLRNIIKSIQGRTKESLDLLEKMTEADLEIHLRGLLQECKYLLVVDDVWQKEAWESLKRAFPDSKNGSKVIITTRKEDVAKRADDKGFVYKLRFLREEESWDLFCRKLLDVQAMVPAMGRLARDMVDKCGGLPLAIVVLSGLLSHKRGLQEWQKVKAQLWRHMKDDSIEISYILSLSYNDLSTVLKQCFLYFGIFPEDHLIYVDNIVWSWMAEGFIPEGEEKTEDVAERFLNELIRRSLIQVVGTSWKTDVRCKMHDLLRDLAVQKALEVKLFDIYDPRKHSISSLCVRHIIHGQAQRYLSLDLSNLKLRSIMFLDRDFFKMDLIKFHDVFQHIYVLYLEIGSGAILPDAIGSLYHLKFLSLRGIRDLPSSIGRLINLQTLRVLNDYRHLCQLPPETANLINLRHIVALYSRPLQLSKLTSLQVLKYSCCDQWRDIDPVDLVNLQELGMYDIVNTYSLNNIGSLKNLSSLMLRCKVDESFPTLEYLRSSQKLDKLWLEGRIEKFPLLGYFPNSITMMVLWKSELMEDPMPILGMLPNLRDLDLVGAYEGKEITCSNNSFYQLEFLRLDGLQKLERWHLSTSSMPRIKGFGIHDCSKLKEIPQRMKDVAILEKLKGIDQEFGEHYRVTSLG; encoded by the coding sequence ATGGTTGACGCATTTGTGTCATTTGCAGTTGAAAAACTGGGCGACTTTCTCATACAAGAAGTTGCATTGCGCATAAGTCTGAGACAGGATGTGCAGTGGCTGAGAAATGAGCTGCTATTCATGCAATCTTTCCTCAAAGATGCAGAACAAAAGCAAAATGAAGATAAAAGAGTTCAACAATGGGTATTTGAAATCAACTCTATTGCTAATGACGCTGTCGCTATACTGGAGACTTACATCTCCATGGCAGAAGAATCTGATGACCATGGATTTGCTAGTCGTCTTAAGGCTTGCGCTTGCATATGTAGGAAGGAGACCAAATTCTACAACATCAGCAAGGAGATCCAATCCCTCAAGAAGCGAGTCATGGATATCTCTCGCAAACGGGAGACATATGGTATTAGAGACATCAATAATGCAGGAGAAGGGACAAGTAATCAGTCCGCCATGGTTAGAACATTGAGGAGAACTACCTCCTATATAGATGACGATCATATTTTTGTTGGCTTTCGGGATGTTGTAGAAAGCTTGCTAGCTGAACTTCTCAAAGCAGAGCCTCGCCGAAGTGTCATCTCCATTTATGGTATGGGCGGGTTAGGCAAGACCACTCTTGCAAGAAACCTCTACAACTCTCCAACTGTAGTCTCTAGCTTCCAAACACGCACTTGGATATGTGTTTCTCAAGAGTACAACACCATGGATCTCCTTAGGAATATCATAAAATCTATCCAAGGTCGTACAAAGGAAAGTCTGGATTTGTTGGAAAAGATGACAGAGGCGGATCTAGAAATTCACCTTCGAGGCCTATTGCAAGAATGCAAATACCTTCTGGTGGTTGATGATGTATGGCAGAAAGAGGCATGGGAAAGTTTGAAAAGAGCCTTCCCAGATAGCAAGAATGGCAGCAAAGTTATTATTACCACACGCAAAGAGGATGTTGCTAAAAGAGCAGATGATAAAGGTTTTGTCTATAAACTTCGCTTCCTTAGAGAAGAAGAGAGTTGGGACCTCTTTTGCAGGAAACTACTTGATGTTCAGGCAATGGTCCCAGCAATGGGAAGGTTAGCTAGAGATATGGTGGACAAGTGTGGAGGCTTACCTCTTGCAATTGTTGTATTAAGCGGGCTACTTTCGCATAAAAGGGGGCTACAAGAATGGCAAAAGGTGAAGGCACAACTTTGGCGGCATATGAAAGATGACTCTATTGAAATCTCCTACATACTATCACTGAGCTACAATGATTTGTCAACTGTACTCAAGCAATGTTTTCTTTACTTTGGTATTTTTCCAGAAGATCATTTGATCTATGTTGACAACATAGTCTGGTCGTGGATGGCCGAAGGATTCATACCAGAAGGAGAAGAAAAAACAGAGGATGTAGCTGAGCGCTTCCTGAATGAGCTAATAAGACGAAGCTTGATTCAAGTGGTAGGTACAAGTTGGAAAACAGATGTTAGATGCAAGATGCACGATCTACTTCGGGATCTTGCCGTGCAAAAGGCATTGGAGGTAAAATTATTTGACATTTATGATCCAAGAAAGCATTCCATATCCTCCTTATGTGTCAGACACATCATTCATGGTCAAGCACAAAGGTACCTCTCACTTGATCTTTCTAACTTGAAGTTAAGGTCAATTATGTTCCTTGATCGAGATTTTTTTAAGATGGATCTTATAAAGTTTCATGATGTCTTCCAACATATATATGTGTTATACTTGGAGATTGGTTCTGGCGCTATACTACCTGATGCCATAGGAAGTTTGTACCACCTCAAGTTCTTAAGCTTGAGAGGTATCCGTGATCTTCCCTCCTCCATCGGCCGGCTCATAAATTTACAGACACTTCGTGTCTTGAATGACTATAGACACTTATGCCAACTACCCCCGGAAACAGCTAACCTAATAAATCTAAGACATATAGTTGCGTTGTATTCAAGACCTCTGCAACTTAGCAAACTCACAAGTCTTCAAGTTCTTAAATACAGTTGTTGTGATCAGTGGAGAGATATTGATCCCGTTGATTTAGTCAATCTTCAAGAATTAGGCATGTATGATATTGTGAATACTTACTCCCTAAATAACATTGGCAGCTTGAAAAACCTTAGCTCTCTCATGTTGCGTTGTAAAGTTGATGAATCATTCCCAACCCTTGAATATCTTCGTTCTAGTCAAAAGCTCGACAAATTGTGGTTAGAGGGGAGAATAGAAAAATTTCCTCTCTTGGGCTATTTTCCAAATTCCATCACAATGATGGTCCTTTGGAAGTCAGAACTAATGGAGGATCCAATGCCTATTTTGGGAATGTTGCCAAATCTAAGGGATCTTGATTTAGTAGGAGCTTATGAAGGAAAAGAAATTACCTGCAGTAATAACAGCTTTTATCAACTAGAATTTCTTCGTCTTGATGGTCTTCAGAAGCTAGAAAGATGGCATTTATCCACAAGTTCCATGCCTCGCATTAAAGGTTTTGGTATCCATGATTGTTCAAAGCTGAAGGAGATTCCCCAGAGAATGAAAGACGTCGCTATCCTGGAGAAGTTGAAGGGCATCGATCAAGAGTTTGGCGAACATTACAGAGTCACTAGTTTAGGATGA